The following proteins come from a genomic window of Pseudomonas putida:
- the lpdA gene encoding dihydrolipoyl dehydrogenase, with protein sequence MTQKFDVVVIGAGPGGYVAAIKAAQLGLKTACIEKYTDAEGKLALGGTCLNVGCIPSKALLDSSWKYKEAKESFNVHGISTGEVKMDVAAMVGRKAGIVKNLTGGVATLFKANGVTSIQGHGKLLAGKKVEVTKADGTTEIIEAENVILASGSRPIDIPPAPVDQNVIVDSTGALEFQAVPKRLGVIGAGVIGLELGSVWARLGAEVTVLEALDTFLMAADTAVSKEAQKTLTKQGLDIKLGARVTGSKVNGNEVEVTYTNAEGEQKITFDKLIVAVGRRPVTTDLLASDSGVTIDERGYIFVDDYCATSVPGVYAIGDVVRGMMLAHKASEEGIMVVERIKGHKAQMNYDLIPSVIYTHPEIAWVGKTEQALKAEGVEVNVGTFPFAASGRAMAANDTGGFVKVIADAKTDRVLGVHVIGPSAAELVQQGAIAMEFGTSAEDLGMMVFSHPTLSEALHEAALAVNGGAIHVANRKKR encoded by the coding sequence ATGACCCAGAAATTCGACGTAGTGGTGATTGGTGCAGGTCCTGGCGGCTATGTGGCTGCCATCAAGGCTGCCCAACTTGGTCTGAAGACTGCCTGTATCGAGAAATACACCGACGCCGAGGGCAAACTGGCCCTGGGCGGCACCTGCCTGAACGTAGGTTGCATCCCTTCCAAGGCGCTGCTGGACAGCTCCTGGAAGTACAAGGAAGCCAAAGAAAGCTTCAACGTCCACGGTATCTCCACTGGCGAAGTGAAGATGGACGTCGCCGCGATGGTTGGCCGCAAGGCTGGCATCGTCAAGAACCTGACCGGTGGCGTTGCCACCCTGTTCAAGGCCAACGGCGTCACTTCGATCCAGGGCCACGGCAAGCTGCTGGCCGGCAAGAAGGTCGAAGTCACCAAGGCTGACGGCACCACCGAAATCATCGAAGCCGAGAACGTGATCCTGGCTTCCGGCTCGCGCCCGATCGACATTCCACCGGCTCCGGTCGATCAGAACGTCATCGTCGACTCCACCGGCGCCCTGGAATTCCAGGCCGTACCGAAGCGCCTCGGCGTTATCGGTGCAGGCGTGATCGGCCTGGAGCTGGGCTCGGTATGGGCTCGCCTGGGTGCTGAAGTCACCGTGCTGGAAGCCCTGGACACCTTCCTGATGGCTGCCGACACCGCCGTGTCGAAAGAAGCCCAGAAGACCCTGACCAAGCAAGGCCTGGACATCAAGCTGGGCGCTCGCGTCACCGGCTCGAAAGTCAACGGCAATGAAGTCGAAGTGACCTACACCAACGCCGAAGGCGAGCAGAAGATCACCTTCGACAAGCTGATTGTCGCAGTCGGCCGTCGCCCGGTGACCACCGATCTGCTGGCTTCCGACAGCGGCGTGACCATCGACGAGCGTGGTTACATCTTCGTCGACGATTACTGCGCCACCAGCGTTCCGGGCGTGTACGCCATCGGTGACGTGGTACGCGGCATGATGCTGGCCCACAAGGCTTCGGAAGAGGGCATCATGGTCGTCGAGCGCATCAAGGGCCACAAGGCCCAGATGAACTACGACCTGATCCCTTCGGTCATCTACACCCACCCGGAAATCGCGTGGGTCGGCAAGACCGAACAGGCCTTGAAGGCCGAGGGCGTTGAGGTTAACGTGGGCACCTTCCCGTTCGCGGCCAGCGGCCGTGCGATGGCTGCCAACGACACCGGTGGTTTCGTCAAGGTCATCGCCGATGCCAAGACCGACCGCGTTCTGGGTGTTCACGTGATTGGCCCATCGGCTGCCGAACTGGTGCAGCAGGGCGCAATCGCAATGGAATTCGGCACCAGTGCCGAGGATCTGGGCATGATGGTCTTCAGCCATCCAACCCTGTCCGAAGCGTTGCATGAAGCAGCGCTGGCGGTGAATGGCGGCGCCATTCACGTGGCCAACCGTAAGAAGCGTTAA
- the sucC gene encoding ADP-forming succinate--CoA ligase subunit beta, with protein sequence MNLHEYQGKQLFAEYGLPVSKGFAVDTPEQAAEACDKIGGNEWVVKAQVHAGGRGKAGGVKLVRSKEDAKAFAAQWLGKNLVTYQTDANGQPVSKILVESCTDIAKELYLGAVVDRSSRRIVFMASTEGGVDIEKVAHETPEKILKATIDPLVGAQPFQGRELAFQLGLEGKQVQQFAKIFVGLAKLFKDHDLALLEVNPLVIKADGDLHCLDAKINIDANAMYRQPKLKTFHDPSQDDAREAHAAKFELNYVALEGNIGCMVNGAGLAMGTMDIVNLHGGKPANFLDVGGGATKERVTEAFKIILSDSNVAAVLVNIFGGIVRCDMIAEGIIGAVKEVGVKVPVVVRLEGNNAELGAKVLAESGLNIIAATSLTDAAQQVVKAAEGK encoded by the coding sequence ATGAATCTTCACGAGTATCAGGGTAAGCAGCTGTTCGCTGAATACGGCCTGCCAGTTTCCAAGGGTTTCGCAGTCGATACCCCTGAGCAAGCTGCAGAAGCCTGCGACAAGATCGGCGGGAACGAGTGGGTTGTAAAAGCCCAGGTTCACGCGGGTGGTCGCGGTAAAGCGGGCGGCGTAAAGCTGGTTCGCAGCAAGGAAGACGCCAAGGCGTTTGCTGCACAGTGGTTGGGCAAGAATCTGGTTACCTACCAGACCGATGCCAACGGTCAACCCGTCTCCAAGATTCTGGTCGAATCCTGCACTGACATCGCCAAAGAGCTGTACCTGGGCGCTGTAGTCGATCGTTCGAGCCGCCGTATCGTGTTCATGGCTTCCACCGAAGGTGGCGTGGACATCGAGAAAGTCGCTCACGAAACGCCTGAGAAAATCCTCAAGGCCACCATCGACCCACTGGTCGGCGCTCAGCCGTTCCAGGGTCGCGAGCTGGCATTCCAGCTGGGCCTGGAAGGCAAGCAAGTTCAACAGTTTGCCAAGATCTTCGTTGGCCTGGCCAAGCTGTTCAAGGATCACGACCTGGCGCTGCTGGAAGTGAACCCGCTGGTGATCAAGGCCGATGGCGACCTGCACTGCCTCGATGCCAAGATCAACATCGACGCCAACGCCATGTACCGTCAGCCGAAGCTGAAAACCTTCCACGACCCGTCGCAGGACGATGCCCGTGAAGCCCACGCTGCCAAGTTCGAACTGAACTACGTTGCCCTTGAAGGCAACATCGGCTGCATGGTCAACGGTGCCGGCCTGGCCATGGGTACCATGGACATCGTCAACCTGCACGGCGGCAAGCCGGCCAACTTCCTTGACGTTGGCGGTGGTGCTACCAAAGAGCGCGTAACCGAAGCGTTCAAGATCATTCTGTCCGACAGCAATGTCGCGGCCGTTCTGGTCAACATCTTCGGCGGCATCGTTCGCTGCGACATGATTGCCGAAGGCATCATTGGTGCAGTGAAAGAAGTCGGCGTCAAAGTTCCGGTTGTCGTTCGCCTCGAAGGCAACAACGCCGAACTGGGCGCTAAAGTACTGGCAGAAAGCGGTTTGAACATCATTGCGGCAACCAGCCTGACCGACGCTGCTCAACAAGTTGTCAAAGCTGCGGAGGGCAAGTAA